In Treponema sp. OMZ 798, the following proteins share a genomic window:
- a CDS encoding GNAT family N-acetyltransferase yields MSIDSIILTDKIISQKEVKDFLKKANLNLKGKLIGLFDKEKIIGAGSLYTNYFHPYRDYINVYIDEDYRNMGLGRILLKALKEKSDKKRFQVMCSSEKKGLIQFLIKEGFTLIRRSYSFDLKKESQNMFLSKESSNEFKNMQIKSLIKLNAAEKENFKNIFYFNYADTHKNINPLNADISIKEFSKELLADCDKEKSSCLVFNNEILAYMIVYMEDFPEIGYLGGKTIEDIGIYLNYFQVIINNLLTYYEQICFEIDDTDYYAFPLINALEIDSKESYNTYVLD; encoded by the coding sequence ATGAGCATAGATTCAATCATCCTCACCGATAAAATTATTTCACAAAAAGAAGTTAAAGACTTTCTTAAAAAAGCAAATCTTAACCTAAAGGGAAAACTAATAGGCTTATTCGATAAAGAAAAAATAATCGGCGCAGGCAGTCTTTATACAAATTATTTCCACCCATACAGGGATTATATAAATGTCTATATCGATGAAGATTACAGGAATATGGGATTAGGAAGAATTCTTTTAAAAGCTCTAAAAGAAAAATCCGATAAAAAAAGATTTCAGGTTATGTGTTCTTCCGAAAAAAAAGGGCTTATTCAATTTTTAATTAAAGAAGGCTTTACTTTAATCAGAAGGTCATACAGTTTCGATTTAAAAAAAGAATCTCAAAATATGTTTTTGTCAAAAGAATCTTCCAATGAATTTAAAAACATGCAGATAAAATCTCTTATAAAATTAAATGCAGCCGAAAAAGAAAATTTTAAAAATATTTTTTATTTTAATTATGCCGATACACATAAAAACATAAATCCCTTAAATGCAGACATAAGCATAAAAGAATTTTCAAAAGAGCTTTTAGCCGATTGTGATAAAGAAAAATCCTCATGTTTGGTTTTTAATAATGAAATCCTAGCCTACATGATAGTCTATATGGAAGACTTTCCTGAAATCGGTTACCTTGGAGGGAAAACTATTGAAGACATCGGTATTTATCTAAACTATTTTCAAGTTATAATCAATAATTTATTAACTTATTATGAACAAATTTGTTTTGAAATAGATGATACCGATTATTATGCTTTTCCATTAATAAATGCTCTAGAGATTGACTCTAAAGAATCGTATAATACATATGTACTCGATTAG
- a CDS encoding N-acetyltransferase — MILLEKINENSYKLIKQNMIKNLAEALIQTKKAKALTAIDLAEKELNNILTEGIKTKNHNLYIIKNNSQKIGYLWYFIITHNKATFPFVMDINIDEKYKNKGYGKQTMILLEKEIINLGYNKIRLHVLLSNTIAYNMYKHLNYKTIKRIDGGEILEKKLSASFQGDLNMYAHTL, encoded by the coding sequence ATGATCTTATTAGAAAAAATAAATGAGAACTCTTATAAGCTTATAAAACAGAATATGATTAAAAATCTAGCCGAAGCTCTTATTCAAACTAAAAAAGCAAAAGCATTAACAGCTATTGATCTAGCAGAAAAAGAACTTAACAACATATTGACAGAAGGCATAAAAACAAAGAATCACAATCTATATATTATTAAAAACAACAGTCAAAAAATAGGCTATCTTTGGTATTTTATAATTACACATAATAAAGCAACATTTCCTTTTGTGATGGATATAAACATAGATGAAAAATATAAAAATAAAGGTTATGGAAAACAAACCATGATACTGCTTGAAAAAGAAATTATCAATTTAGGTTATAATAAAATAAGACTTCACGTACTTTTAAGTAATACAATTGCATATAATATGTATAAACACTTAAATTATAAAACCATTAAAAGAATAGATGGTGGAGAAATATTGGAAAAGAAATTAAGTGCAAGCTTTCAAGGAGACCTAAATATGTATGCACACACACTGTAA
- the truB gene encoding tRNA pseudouridine(55) synthase TruB translates to MEQNKNLIVPFAKQAGLTSFASMSAVKKALSTKKVGHTGTLDLFADGLLVLLTGQLTRLADIISAEKKAYEAWMEFGIETDTLDPEGEIIAEAPLPSYKNLTEAIPSFLGKILQRPPEFSAIKINGKRASDRIRSGEKIEIASRKIEIFKLNLKKIITDGGLEFTESDFLNINADTKIKYTHISVECSKGTYIRSLVRDMAKKAHSCAYVSALRRTAVGSFKLEEAAGFSLLDDFSAAPHESFCNMDDKPVFYKPKEIEISEIEAKAFSFSPKTAESLRLPQIFLDRRYLNDFYNGKKMKTNWFLNDEEVFKNTNGSASEKKKTCVFCDNLWIGIIGISKNYLKYETVIKN, encoded by the coding sequence ATGGAACAAAATAAAAACCTGATAGTCCCGTTTGCAAAGCAGGCGGGATTAACCAGCTTTGCCTCAATGTCGGCCGTAAAAAAAGCCCTTTCGACAAAAAAGGTAGGCCACACAGGAACCTTGGATCTTTTTGCAGACGGCCTTTTGGTTCTTCTTACAGGGCAATTAACCCGCCTTGCCGATATAATTTCGGCCGAAAAAAAGGCCTATGAAGCATGGATGGAATTCGGAATAGAAACGGATACCCTCGATCCTGAGGGCGAGATTATCGCCGAGGCTCCCCTTCCCTCTTATAAAAATTTAACGGAAGCAATCCCCTCTTTTTTAGGCAAAATACTCCAAAGACCGCCCGAATTTTCTGCAATAAAGATAAACGGAAAGCGGGCTTCCGACAGAATACGCAGCGGAGAAAAGATAGAAATTGCATCGCGGAAAATAGAAATTTTTAAGCTAAATTTAAAAAAAATAATTACCGATGGCGGTTTGGAATTTACAGAAAGTGATTTTTTAAACATAAATGCCGATACAAAGATAAAATATACCCATATAAGCGTGGAATGTTCAAAGGGAACCTACATACGCTCCCTTGTAAGGGACATGGCAAAAAAAGCTCACTCCTGTGCCTATGTCTCGGCCTTGCGGAGAACTGCCGTTGGAAGCTTTAAGCTTGAAGAGGCTGCAGGTTTTTCTCTATTAGATGATTTTTCTGCAGCACCTCATGAGAGTTTTTGCAATATGGATGATAAGCCGGTTTTCTACAAACCGAAAGAGATTGAAATTTCAGAAATAGAGGCAAAGGCTTTTTCATTCTCGCCTAAAACGGCAGAAAGCCTAAGATTACCTCAAATCTTTTTGGATAGAAGGTATCTAAACGATTTTTATAACGGGAAAAAAATGAAAACCAATTGGTTTTTAAACGATGAAGAAGTTTTCAAAAATACCAACGGCTCAGCTTCAGAGAAGAAAAAAACATGTGTATTTTGCGATAATTTATGGATAGGTATTATAGGAATAAGCAAAAACTATTTGAAATATGAAACCGTTATAAAAAACTAA
- the infB gene encoding translation initiation factor IF-2 encodes MDIENTNKPDVILNKKSGKAAEAKPESVKTDSKKKVVVKVSKTSTGKSKKPESSEESSGGKTSGKQVISVKKVSPQSSKPVDTSAKERKPDERLDETKKAPPRAEDKRSDQPSAQNEKRSSDSVKPDSVKREEKQPERKKPAASSIESIDFASKRPNVKAGNLADSGRRNNRSQGNRPQRPGGQGQGQTGQGRRRESNFSGAQARAYSDGKKQGFRTGQGGQQGRTGDRPQNRPGFGGPRPGAAPAPIPVEKNKAQTNKKAHKAKKEIYNKKNKEDEFFEERLLNQKKKQKEKIHNIPKQIEIMESISVSELAKKMNLKASELIGKLMGMGMMVTMNQSIDADTATILASEYECDVKIVSLYDETVIESKEDDLSELNPRPPVVTIMGHVDHGKTKTLDAIRSSNVIAGEFGGITQHIGAYTVNTHGGKITFLDTPGHEAFTMMRARGAEITDIVVLVVAADDGVMPQTIEAINHARDAKVPIIVAVNKVDKPEANVDKVKTRLSELGLMPEEWGGDTMFVEISALKKLGLDNLLDTILLQAEVLELKANYTCNAEGKVIESRIDHGRGVVATIIVQRGTLRTGDPYVAGIYSGRVRAIFNDRGEKIDEATPSMPVEILGLEGMPNAGDPFQVTDSERIARQISDKRQELKRFEDSRNVKKVTLDNLYETIHDGEILELKVIIKGDVQGSVEALKQSLEKLSTPEIRLNVIHASAGAINDSDVMLAAADSNALIIGFNVRPTPQAKLLADQEKVDIRKYTVIYKAVEEIQMAMEGMLSPDIKEQVIGMVEVRNTFKVPKIGKIAGCYVLEGVVKRNCAVHVIREGIVVHSGKLSSLKRFKDDAKEVAAGFECGIGIEDFNDIQVDDQLEIIEMIQVARKLSDSEHYKAPEIKEEGTETNE; translated from the coding sequence ATGGATATAGAAAACACAAATAAACCTGATGTAATTCTCAACAAAAAAAGCGGTAAAGCAGCAGAAGCTAAGCCTGAGTCCGTAAAAACAGACTCTAAAAAAAAGGTCGTTGTAAAGGTTTCAAAAACTTCGACAGGAAAATCCAAGAAGCCTGAATCTTCCGAAGAATCTTCAGGCGGTAAAACATCCGGAAAACAGGTTATTTCCGTTAAAAAGGTTTCGCCCCAGAGCTCAAAACCTGTAGATACCTCTGCAAAAGAAAGAAAACCGGATGAAAGGCTTGATGAAACAAAGAAGGCTCCACCTCGCGCTGAAGATAAGAGGAGCGATCAGCCTTCCGCACAAAATGAAAAGCGAAGTTCCGATTCCGTAAAACCGGATTCGGTAAAAAGGGAAGAAAAACAGCCTGAAAGAAAAAAGCCGGCAGCTTCTTCGATAGAATCGATAGATTTTGCAAGCAAACGGCCTAATGTAAAAGCCGGTAACCTTGCAGACTCAGGCCGAAGAAATAACCGCAGCCAAGGTAACCGCCCTCAAAGACCCGGAGGTCAGGGTCAAGGCCAAACCGGACAAGGGCGCAGACGTGAAAGCAATTTTTCGGGAGCCCAAGCCCGTGCCTACTCGGACGGAAAAAAGCAGGGCTTTAGAACAGGTCAAGGCGGACAGCAGGGACGAACAGGCGACAGGCCTCAAAACAGGCCCGGCTTCGGCGGCCCAAGGCCCGGAGCAGCTCCGGCCCCTATTCCTGTCGAAAAAAACAAGGCTCAAACAAATAAAAAAGCCCACAAGGCCAAAAAAGAAATATATAACAAGAAAAACAAGGAAGACGAATTTTTTGAAGAACGCCTCTTAAATCAAAAGAAAAAGCAAAAAGAAAAAATTCATAATATTCCTAAACAGATCGAGATAATGGAATCGATTTCCGTTTCCGAATTGGCCAAGAAGATGAACCTAAAGGCTTCCGAGCTTATCGGAAAACTCATGGGCATGGGAATGATGGTTACCATGAATCAGTCCATCGATGCCGACACGGCCACCATTCTTGCATCGGAATATGAATGCGATGTCAAGATTGTAAGCCTCTATGATGAAACGGTTATCGAAAGCAAGGAAGACGATTTATCGGAACTGAACCCGAGGCCGCCCGTTGTAACCATAATGGGACACGTTGACCACGGTAAGACTAAGACCCTTGACGCAATCCGAAGCTCCAACGTTATAGCAGGAGAGTTCGGAGGAATTACCCAGCACATAGGTGCTTATACGGTAAACACCCACGGAGGAAAAATTACCTTCCTCGATACTCCCGGTCACGAAGCCTTTACCATGATGCGTGCACGAGGAGCGGAAATTACCGATATAGTTGTTTTGGTAGTTGCTGCCGATGACGGCGTTATGCCCCAAACAATCGAAGCCATCAACCACGCACGCGATGCAAAGGTTCCTATAATAGTTGCAGTAAACAAGGTCGATAAACCTGAGGCAAATGTAGACAAGGTAAAAACCCGCCTTTCCGAATTGGGTCTTATGCCCGAAGAATGGGGCGGAGACACCATGTTTGTCGAAATCTCGGCTCTAAAAAAATTGGGATTGGATAACCTCCTTGATACAATCCTCCTTCAAGCCGAGGTGCTTGAGCTTAAGGCCAACTATACATGCAATGCGGAAGGAAAGGTTATAGAATCCCGCATTGACCACGGAAGAGGCGTCGTTGCAACAATTATCGTTCAGCGCGGAACCTTGAGAACGGGAGATCCTTATGTTGCAGGTATTTATTCGGGCCGTGTAAGAGCCATTTTCAATGACAGGGGAGAAAAAATCGACGAAGCGACCCCCAGTATGCCTGTTGAAATTCTCGGTCTTGAAGGTATGCCCAATGCAGGAGATCCCTTCCAAGTTACCGATTCGGAACGCATTGCCCGCCAGATTTCGGATAAGAGGCAGGAACTCAAAAGATTTGAAGATTCAAGGAACGTTAAGAAGGTTACCCTCGATAACCTCTATGAAACAATCCATGACGGCGAAATATTGGAGCTCAAGGTTATCATCAAGGGAGACGTTCAAGGTTCGGTAGAAGCCTTAAAGCAATCCTTGGAAAAACTTTCTACGCCAGAAATAAGGCTCAACGTAATACACGCTTCGGCAGGTGCAATCAATGACTCCGATGTTATGCTTGCAGCAGCGGACTCGAACGCTCTTATTATAGGATTTAACGTACGCCCCACTCCTCAGGCCAAACTTTTGGCCGATCAGGAAAAGGTCGACATAAGAAAATACACGGTTATCTACAAGGCTGTTGAAGAAATTCAGATGGCCATGGAAGGAATGCTTTCGCCCGATATTAAAGAACAGGTTATCGGTATGGTTGAAGTTAGAAATACCTTTAAGGTTCCCAAAATCGGAAAGATTGCCGGCTGTTATGTTCTTGAAGGCGTCGTAAAGAGAAACTGTGCAGTACACGTTATCCGTGAAGGCATAGTCGTTCACTCGGGAAAACTTTCTTCATTGAAGAGGTTCAAGGACGATGCAAAAGAAGTTGCAGCAGGCTTTGAATGCGGTATCGGCATCGAAGACTTTAACGATATACAGGTCGATGACCAATTAGAAATTATCGAGATGATTCAGGTTGCCCGAAAGTTGAGCGACAGCGAACACTACAAGGCGCCCGAAATCAAAGAAGAAGGAACCGAAACCAATGAGTGA
- the rbfA gene encoding 30S ribosome-binding factor RbfA — protein MSEFRLARLGEQIREEISSLICSGKIKDPRVSSLLSVNRVIVSGDLAYAKVYVSSFLDEHKTKQGVRGLENASGFIRTSLAKKLHIRQCPELSFIFDKSIKEGIDMVNKLESLEYFTEPDEDLS, from the coding sequence ATGAGTGAGTTTAGGCTTGCCAGATTAGGAGAGCAGATAAGGGAAGAAATCTCAAGCCTTATCTGCTCGGGCAAAATAAAAGATCCGAGAGTTTCTTCTCTTCTTTCGGTTAACAGGGTAATTGTTTCAGGCGACCTTGCCTATGCTAAGGTCTATGTTTCAAGCTTTTTGGATGAACATAAGACAAAGCAGGGTGTCCGCGGCTTGGAAAATGCATCGGGCTTTATAAGAACCAGCCTTGCAAAAAAACTTCACATAAGGCAGTGCCCCGAACTCAGCTTTATATTCGATAAGAGTATAAAGGAAGGAATCGACATGGTAAACAAACTTGAAAGCCTTGAATATTTTACCGAGCCTGATGAAGACCTATCTTAA